GTCGGATTCTATATCCTTTGCTTGCTTACAAGTAAGAAATTCTTACCTCCTGCATCATTATCGGTCAATGTCATCGATCAATGTCATCCGTTACATTGTCAACACTATTGTATTTATTAAATGCAgagtgtgatgatgtggtccacttaaattgtAATAACATATATTTTTCTGCATGTGACAAACAAAAGATCCTGATCCATTCAATGACAACCGTTTTCTTACGTCTTTCTAATATCAAGACGACATTACCGTTTAAGGTGGTCATTGCTGGCCTTACACGACACAAAAGATAAGAGAATATACAGAAATGTGCGAGTACCATGTTGCGGTGAGTGTCCATAATGCATTCCATTCTAAGAACTCACTGAAGTTGTAGCAACTCATCACCAGCACACAGGGCATATTTATATTTTTGTCCAGGCCGTTCAAACCGTGTACTATAGTGTGGACAGGCGATCTCGTGGGATAGCAGCTAAAAGGCTGGCAATCGGTCTTCCGGATGCTATTATCGCGGACGGTTACAATCACCCAAACTATGAATTTCAGGATATGATCCAACCATGATGGTCAATgagttggacggtctggataggcATGCACGTATGGCACGTGTCCCATTTATGTTTTGCCACAGTTTAGTTGAGATGCACAGTTGGCTGTATGGTGTGTGATCCACGCCATGCGATTGTAAggggcgcggatttcctgcgaaagcctttcgcaggaagttcctgcctgggaacttaggtggggcccactgtgatgtttttgagaaatcctccccgtccatccgttttgtgagttcattttagaacatgttgtcaaaaatgaaccgtatccaaagcttgagtgatccgtactaaaggaaaatgttgttagggaacttactaccattgaaaccttcctgggttcaacagtgatattcagatgccatccataccgttaataaagtcattcctattgggatgaactggaaacaaaaatattagcatgaatcaagacttatgtggcccacaaatatttcaactgtggacatttaattatcacgtttttggctcacttgagctttggatacggttcatttttggtaaattgtcctaaaatgaacttacaaaacggatggacggataggatttctcacaaacatcacagtgaccccacctaatttcccagcgcaggaacttgcaggaaatccacgtccgattGTAAGTgggtgtggattaggtgcggccccggcctcacccgaGATGgtacggcccttaccatggggccaccatcatatatgtattatatatccatgccgtccatccgttttgaaagatcattttaggcatgagcgaaaaaatgaagcagatcaaatctcagatggaccatagcgttggaaacagtggtgactgactaTTAAAAAGTTCTCGTTAGCCACAAAactttttgatcaagatgatattttttttccttcatccagatttttgtgacactatcaacaggttggatgtaaaatgaGCATTACttttggccctaggaagtttttaatggtcagttaccaatatttcttatagtatggtccacctgtgatttaaatctgattcatttttggtcccataccctaaaatgatttctaaagcagatggacagtgtggatacaaaatttatacatcaaggtgggccccatgttaagggccgcaccgtcttttGTTGtcgccggggccgcacctaatttgCTCCCATtgaaaggacgcggattgcgtcctacccccggccgtctctagccccgaacgggcagctctgtgggcgggcccaccgttatgtatctatttatccaatcCGTACatcccttttcttagatcattttaaggtatgttaaaaaaaattgatgcagatctaacaatcaagtggaccacaccaaataataagcttggttgcattaaatgctttaAGATGGAAATgccggttgcattaaatgcaagagtcatctctggtgtgattcatttgagcgttggatcttcctcattttttctactcgtatcttaaaatgatatgaaaaaaggatggacggcttggataaagagatccatcacggtgggcccgcccacagaactgcccgttcggggcttgAGACGGACaggtgtaggacgcaatccgcgtcctgaaaATAGACACGGACGCGATTGTTGGGGGAAGATTCGCACTAAATAAAAACGATTCGAAGTAAATAAAAACGAAGGGATAGATATTGATAAAGCTTTGTCAGAGTACGGTGGAGGATGCGCAGACAATTACAAATTGCATATGTAGCATttaagaaatttaaattaaactgttcagattgtgggtcccagtttagatgtattatgaaccAAAAATGACAATTGTTTGATAATCTTACAACTGGATTGGAGGAAATTtactggacggttaaaaatgaaaaaaaccgATGGGTTTGTTTCCACAAACAGGTGGCCAGGAATCAGTGGCTAAGATTGTTCAACCAAGATGATTTTAGGACCGTTCAGGAAAACCAGGGTGGGGCAACATGGTGGGATTATATGAATATCTGAACCATGTAATTTCTGCATCGTACTCCATAAAGGCTACTGTATAAAAATTACACAGAACGGGCGATAACATTCATCACCATGTTATATGATTGTAGAACATCAAAAGATTGACGGTTCGGATCATGGGTCGATCTCTACATGTAGGCCCCAATGGGCGACGGATGCTGTAAATTCTCAGTCGCGATGCATTCAAAACCAAATCGGGAGGGCGAACGAGGCATGTGGATTTAAAGtcccccctctctccctctcagggACAGTTCTTGCATTTCTTTCTCAGTTCCCGTCATCAAACGCCACTCCTCCTCTCTCAACCGTCTATTTCTCTCTGTTCTCCCACTTTTCCCTGTCATCCAGACCGTTCCCTTCGGCCTTCGCCAACTCGAACGGGGAGGAGCCGTGGGGTCCGTCGCGTTTCACACGCTGGGGTTCGTCGGCCTATATCAGCGAAGCTACCGTCCGTGCACCTGCCGAACCGTCGGGCTAACAGGAATGGAGGTGAGACTCCTACACCCATAACCTGAGACGGTCTCTCTATGAGGCTGGTTCCTCTACAATTCTGTGTGAACCCCACTGTAGTGTGTTCATgatatcctctccgtccatcatgtgggccccctcCTGTTCTCCtccgagcccaaaaataaggaggacccaaacctcaagtgggccacgccatgtaAAAATCGTGTCTGAAGACACTAAAATcacctgttgtggcccacctgagttttggaatggcttgattttgGGCTGTCCGTTCATCGTGGTGCGGCACATCTTCTGAAAGACACGGTGGAGCTTACACACAAtctggaaggttttaatggtgggcttcccCATCCCAacttttccctgtggtgtgacctACCTGTTTTGTGGAtcgtcctgatttttgggattgGGGGGACGCACCTTACTGAGTGGATTTTGGGCCCTATGTTACAGTGGGGCCCAACACGCAATCCGGAAGGATTTAATGCTGGGCGTCCCCAATCCAGCTGTTccttttggtgtgacccacctgtgttTTCGGTGGGGCCCAACGCAATccggaagtgggccccaccgaaaacacaggtgggtcacaccaaaaggAACATTATCGACGGAGTGGAAGTGGGCCctaccaggtggggcccacctgcaaaAATGTAGAATAAGCTCAGTATACAATAGTTGGAATATCagaaattattttcaaaataatgtTGGTTGTTTTGCTATAGAACGTCTCACCTGCAACCAGTTGCAGACGAAGATAAGGTGCAACTAACTGcctgggcccacctttgatgactGTTTTGCATCCAACTGTCCAGCAGGGTCGCTCcactgaaataaataaataaatgggacACGCCaataatcaggctgatccaaccatcaggtgtgccacaccatagaaaacaatggaccaccgcccaaaaacctccaaattcatgtggtgaCCTACCTGATCTATGGATCCAACCATTTTTTGAGGATTTCATTTTCGTGCTGGGCAGCCGGGATGACCCTACTGAGcaagttggatgccatacacaaaCCACCATGGCCCCACACAGCTAGTTGCACGTTTTCTCAGTACATAATAtcaattatttgaaatttttttaaaaataaaaaattgttgttattgtaaatttgtaatatGAGTAACATGAACTCAGTGTTATGTGATGTGGACCCtgttttttgcttttgttttctttCACTTAATCTAATTACCTTTTAAAATAAGACTCAAGtcaacttgaaaacttgatcatttatttattttggattttttccTAAATTTCTTcagtaatatttaatatttaaaatatataatatataaataatgttGAGTTgtaccgagttgagttgagctcttCTCGAGTTTTGGCCAAGTGGTGATGAAATGGAGTTTTTCCTGAATCTTGCTCAAATCTGCTCAAGTCGAGGTAAACTTGggtgagttgagttgagctttttaaagtttttaaactatgctaATTAACAGTCTTATTATATCTTCTTTTCGAATTTGCCTCTCAAAGAAACCTTTTGTATTAGTTTTTGGTAGATCAAGTCACCCATGAGTTCCAATTTCGAGTAGATAGAGAAAAACAATAATCCATTGGCAAGCATGATGATCCAATTCCACCCCCATGCATGCAACAATTGCATTTAACTGGAGTGATGGCCCCCACTGTAGAAGGGTCATAGCCTGAAAGTAAACCACGTGATCCTGTCTGATTGGTGGCAATCTTTAGATAGTTCAAAGAGAGACTGCCAACAATCAGAGGTTCCGATGTCTtaatcaatttgattttgggtCAATGGCCCATGTAGAGTGGATCTGCCATTCGGGCAGTTTACGGTTTGTTCGATGCCTGGGAGAGGGCCTGAAATGTGAAGTCCATGTCCATGAATCTTTTTAAGTCCCGCATAAAGGTTGAATGGGTGTTCAAATTGTGTTTGGATGTCAAAATTTAGAGTTCCATAGataaagattattattattattattattattattattattattattattatatatatatatttttttgtgtgtgtttgGATGACAACCTGTAGAAGTCTCATGATTCAGAATCCAAAAGCATACCGCAGGAGCATATATGGAATAGGTGAGTGGAACATGTGCCATCATGGCACGTGCATGAGATCTGGGCCATGTACTAAGTGGGTCCTAAAATGTGAACATGCTCTGTCCTAATGGGTTGTATATGTTTTGGATAGGGTGCAGCAAGGAAATAGTGCGGAGAGCAACATTTGTGGATTCCTTCTTCCATGAAGAACAACATTTCAGCTATTGGGACCAAAGCCCAGGTATTCAGTTTTCATGGAAACTTTTGTCCGACCAAAACCCTTTTCCAACAAGTTGAagacatccaaaccattgaagCCTTTTAATATCATGAACACCTTTATCTTAAAATGTAGATTttcttgcatccaaacaagtcctTAGATTAAGGTACATATATGCTGAGCAACATACACATTGGAAACTCCTTGAGTTGATGACCCATTTGAGATGATTCGAGGACCTCAAGTTTCAAGATAGACTCTAATTGCAGATGGAAGAAAGGAATCAGATGAAAGAGAAGCTGATAAGGGATGCTGATGAATTGCAAGGTGGGACATACGACAAACCACTTCCATGCTTTGGCTGTGGCATAGGATGGTTTGCATTCCTACTAGGATTCGTGTTCCCGCCAATGTGGTACTATGCTACAATCCTATACTTTGGAAGCTACTACCGCAAGGATCTAAGGGAGCGACTTGGCCTCGCTGTGTCTGCATTTGCTGCATTGATCTTTTCGGTGGCAGCCTTGATCACAGCAGTGGCTCTTATCATCCTGGCCATCCAGTAGCACCATAGAGATTCAGATGCATGACTTTCTCCTTTGTAAGCCTCCGAACGGAGCAGCTGTAGTGGCCAGAGATTAGATGAAGAAGACAAGCTCTCTGTGTAATGTAGACTAACCAACTTGAGAATTAAGATAGATTTCCCTTTTTCATTTATTCGATCTCCAACTTGCATGTTTTAACTACTGGAGTTTTGAGTGAAAAGAGCATGACGACAATTTGGATGGTCACTGATGAGATATCTGTGGAtgatgaaagttttttttttttgtcatgtgGATctcccactctaataccatgAAAAGTCTTAAAGGGTTTCAATTTAGCACCATGAAGATTATAGATCTTTTCCTCTAAATAGACAAGTATACACGGACTGTACTCGGTGAGGATATTCACAAAAGCATATACAGGCAAAGTTTAAATTCAAATACAAAGGGTGGAGGAAATCTTTTCCATGTGACAGAAGAAGAGTCCTTTGGTTTCTTTGAAATCATCATGTGTCTTGAATTCTATGTTATATTCTATACCTATTACCATAGTGGAATTTGTTGCAGGACATGGGATTTTAGTGTCGATAAGAAACTAGGTTATTGTGGAATCCAAGGGTGCAATTTACTTACCTGATGCTTTTCAAGACAATCATCTTTGCAGGTGGTGCTCATCCTTTGGTGATCCAGGCCCCAAATCTCACCAATTGGATGATCTTACCCTTTCAATTGTTGACCTGTAAAACCAATGGGTGAACAAGAAGTACTGCTAGCATCCAACGAATAATGGGAAATATGCACTTTGTTATGTGTGAGAAGGGAGCCTTCTTTTCCTTATGGCATTGTCCagccaaggtgggcccaccacatGAACAGTCTTGATCAACAGatgatggaccccacctacaaaagAGAAACTCTCTCTGACGGACTTTGTAACTATAAAGATAATCAATCCTCAATTTAGATCTTCAAGAACTTCACTGTTGGATTTTCCAAAACACAATGTATATGAGAAAAATACAAGGGTGATAGTCCACGGTCACCATCACCACCTCCCACCCGACAGAAGATAAATGTAAAGAAAAATAAGACCAAAACAACAGGAACaggaaacaataaaaaaaatttagaaaaaacacTTCTAAACTACCACGACAGAAACACTGTACAACAAACAACCAGGAGAGTATTGTGAAACTCAAATGAGATGAGAAATATCAACACCGTCTGGAATTCTGAATGTCTCTGCCGCACCAAACTTCCTCTTTTCTTCCAAATCTTCTCTGTAGTCCTCGTCACTGTCATAATCTTCCTCATCATGTTGGTGACTGGCTGATGAATGTGACACAGAATCATTGCAACTTCTAGACCTGCAGTCTTCTGTGGCGAGCATTCTGACCTGACCACAGTGAGAGATCTCGACCACGACGCTGTCATCATCAGCAGGGAGAGGTTGCTTCCATGGCTCTCCATCCATTCTCATATGTGTATGGTCAGCCGCACCCTTGTGAAACACGAAGCGTATTCCATGTGCCTAAATGTGGAaaatcaattcaattcaattcataCATGGCTTAGCTATAGCTTCAAAGGAGTTGACAATTTAAAGTCCAACAATGAGATATAGTCAAATGCCAGTGAGTCTTCGACTGCCGGAAATGCCCTAGCCCTTGGCGCATGGAGGAACTGGGTGGTGGGCTACCAACATATACGGACATTTTCAGCTGAGGCAAGACCAAAGGGACCAAGGGCTTCCAATCTATGCAGGTCTACAGACCGGAAGTTCCTTAGCATAGACAACCCAAAATGACAGTACTGCCTTCAGCTCGAAAGAGATGCTCTCTTCTGTATTTCGGTCACTCCAGTGTTCTGTTCTGGAAGAGCAACCTTCTTAAAAAGAAGAGATGCTCTCTTCTGTATTTCGGTCACTCCAGTGTTCTGTTCTGGAAGAGCAACCttcttaaaaagaagaattaGGAAACCCTCTCCTTCCAAAGTACATGAAAAGAGGGTTTTCAAGTACTTTTAACCCTCCATCCAACTGGGAAGGGTTTCTTTCTACTAAAACTAGTCTAAGTAGCATCCAGAAATTCTGGATGTAATAGCAGGAATTTGaaaaacaaacacacacacacacacacacacacacacacatatatatataagttgcAATAGAAACATTCTGGAAGAAACTGACAAAAACAGGCCAAAATAGACCCATGCAGCCCAAAATGGGCTGCCAAAATCCCAGCCCAAACGGAACAgagaatctgtttcatttttctgTCCAGTACATTTTGgccaaaacaaaattaaaattgaCAATTGTATGCGTATGCATGTGCTTGCACCATGCACATGCATGAGTCCACAAAGCCATGACAATTGAAACCATGTGGCATTTTGTTATAATTACATGTTATTTCTTACCTGTGCAAGACGGGTTCCATGACCTTTGGGAGCAAGTAAAACAAGCCCATGCCAGGCATCTCTAAAGCCCACCACCTCAAGAAGACCATCGTCTACAAATGGCGCTGTCAAGTTTCTCTGTAGAAAACCAAATGCTTCATAAGTTGAAATCACTGAAATGATTGAAAAAGGGAattatgtttaaaaaaaaagaaaaaaaaatcacatagaACTCACATCTTGTGATTTCTTCTTATTTGGTGTTCCCCAGGGGTTCAATCCACCAGAAAAGCTAGGTAGGTTGAGACAAATAATTGATCTGATGCTGTAGATGAAAGACAGGAACAGTCAGTACGATGACCCATCAAGGCTATCCCAAGGTGCATCAGCACATCAAATCTATGATTATTATCTGCAGAAGCACAGAAAAATTATTGGAAAAAGTTGGAACCTATTACATTTCTCAGGAGCAAATGCGAAAGGAAGTAACAATCATGAGTTGGAAATGCAGAAGATAGTATCATTTCTATCCATTCATGTGACTGATCATCAACCACtgcccggggggggggggggggggcgcacgGAGATGCGTGCAGAATAATGTGTCAAAGAGAAACCAAGCTCATTTCACATACAAAAGCCTTTGTAATGAAAACTGTTTGAAATATTATGCCTTCAATGATTTTATCCACATGAGTAGATAAATAATCTGTGTCCAATAGTTCTATCAACAGCATCATCATCTTAGTCTTTCTCCCAGCAAATTGGGGTCTATTTTTCAAATGGGATTAGCATGAGTTCTATAATTGGCTGCCCACaggacatcaaccttcctcttttaccgGGGTTTTGGTGGGAACCACCTATGCATGCCAAAGAATCAGCCAGGGTGGTGAATAAGATGACTGGTCACTTCAATTacttaaggctgcatttggaagTTACTATATTTGCATTGAGCGGCCATTTTGCACAATTCAGCTCTTTGCTGCATCGAGCTCACTTGCCATTTTGAGCTGGTTTGACTAACAGACTTTCTCCATTACACCCAGTGCATCATGGGTTTCCTGTTCCACAACCTATCCATTTTCCAGACAGCTCCATTCGGTATTTGAAGTCAGTGTCATTTAAATCGGATGCTATGGAAATTTGCATCTCATTCAAAATGAAGCCTAATAAACTTTTGTCATGGCTCTCTTATAACCTAGTATGAGGCATAAAAATAGAACAAAATAGAACATTGATCAAGATATAGTGACTGAGAGAAGCTCCTTTGAAATGTTCCCAAACAACCTGTAAACATGTGACAGTTTCACAAAAGGGAAGAACCAGTAGGATACATGTAATCTATTATAAGAGAACATAACAAGATGATATTATAAGACCTTATAAAATGTATCATGAGATTATATAAAACTACGCCTTCAACATCATTAAGAATTGATGATCATGGATTCACTATTTGTTATCTGGTAACGATAGGGAACAGCTTGCATTACAGAATTAAATGACTGACCGCAAAGAATTTCCAGACATAAAAGTATTGACCATATACAATAGAGAGCTTTTCTGAGCCCACATGCAtttacaagtcagctaatgcacacaccaccacataTGCCAGCATAGCTCACAGGTTaaatatccaacccatccatcaggtggacctcaccgcGTTGATGTTACTGCCCAAAGATAAAGGCAGTCCATTCAGTAGGTGTGCCATAATAATAGAAGTTAGTTGACAGGTCCGAGAACTAGGGATGATTTTTTCATGATTGTACATTTATTCAgtcaattgtggcccacctgactagaggtccgagctgattttttaaggtaggaatctacatagtggtaccctttgatggatggcttggatattgcacgttGCCATGCTGGCTAATGTGGTGGCGAGCACATTAGCTGACTTGTGCATGTGTGTGGTGGTGAGTGCATTTGCTGACTTGTacatgcgtgtgggcttagcaaagctctacaaTAAAAACTAAGGTATAGCATGGATGGAAATTGTTGCTGAAAACAAAGTACATTTTGTAGACACCAAGTGCTCGAGTATGCATGGTTTTTCACTGATACCATATATAAAATGTGAGGAATGGGCAGAACAGAATAACAGTGGAAATGAAGATGTTACCCTCGAGGTATGTTGAGGTCTTCCCATGGACCATGTTTGTGCATGATCATGACCTTTGCAAGCTGCGCAATGTTCCTGCAGTGAAAATAAATCATTTTGAACATCAAGATGTAAAagaatttgcttttttttttttttcctggaattATGGCTTTCCATGTGTTTATAACTAGCTCAGACATTATGCAGATTGAAAGCTCCAAATCCTAGGTTGTGTTCGAGAGTTCTACATGGCCCCTACTTCTTGTTGAAAGGTCCACACGCTCAACATATGTGATGACTTTTAGTGAAGCttaattgatgcaggacaattaactgcttgctctaaaagctcgaactaatagagcatgggttccgcttcacacaagctacccgcctcacacgggccgcccactctgattgtgcccctacatcccacatgccaccccactcgagcctcatgtgaaaatgcccccgcattaatcacccctagtgaggagtctcgaacacgagacatcccactctgataccactttgatacaggacaattaactacttgttctaaaagttcgaactgatagagtatggtgaattaatctatttatctcatagcccaggccccacatcccatgggttaggacctcggccgaacccctctcgtggggcccacttcacacgAGCTACTCGCCTCACACGAGTCacttgcctcacacgggccgcccaccccgagtgtgcccctgcatcccacaggctaccccactcgagtccagtgtgaaaatgcccttgtattATTAATTTAGTCCAAGTAGTTTCACCAATTGTTGTTGGTCATTGCATCAATTGGACAAAATAATGCGTTCTAGCATTGAAACCTATAGAATAGGTAATGTCTCTACCACCATGATTTAAAATTAAGTGGGTGGAAGCAAGGTGTTCTATAACGGTAACGATggttgtaacggccaccaccgttacctttacgatacgggtcgtaACGACTGTTACAACCCCGAAAAAGCTGTTACGGTCTCCttttttattgacaaaaaaaaaaaaacccaaaaacctatatttgccccgtaatgttgattaaaaagtatggaaaacctgtatattccccataacagacaattacggGGTTGTTATGTCCTTTATAGGAGACATAACATGTCGTTAACGgcaattatgggtcatttttatttttattttccattacgGTCGTTACGACCTGATAATGTGTAACGGCTACCACCGTTACCTATATGgacctgtaacggcctttacggcacaccatgggtgGAAGAAAAGGTCAACCAATGAAGATGGTGATCTACGGGCTAAAAAATCTTTGGGAGACTGGTTTGAAAGAAATCGTGAGATGTTTTTAGTGACAGAATTCTGTAGAAATAGTTAGAACACTATATAGACATAGGGCTGCAACTTGCATTCAGGTCAAACCgaacccaattgacccaacccaagtttcaagttgggttgggtcgggttattAAGATCCTTGGGTCAGGTTCGGGTTTGAAAACACCAACCCAATTCAAAATCGGGTTGGGTTtgagactttgagttgagcaaaTTCTAGTCAGGTTAGGTCGGGCTATGAATAATCACATGCATATGGGTCAGGTAGGGTTGGGTCAACTATAGAGTAATtagggttgggttcaggttgggcaCCTTGAGTTGGAATTTGAGTCGGGTTCAAGTTAGGTCAAGATATGAATAATCATATGTAtttgggttaggtcaggttgggtcgACTATAGAGGAATTagggttgggttcgggttgg
This region of Magnolia sinica isolate HGM2019 chromosome 1, MsV1, whole genome shotgun sequence genomic DNA includes:
- the LOC131236857 gene encoding large ribosomal subunit protein eL20z-like — protein: MKNNISAIGTKAQMEERNQMKEKLIRDADELQGGTYDKPLPCFGCGIGWFAFLLGFVFPPMWYYATILYFGSYYRKDLRERLGLAVSAFAALIFSVAALITAVALIILAIQ